The genomic segment TAGTTGGACAGGCAGCGGCGGCGCAACTGTTGCTGGAAACACCGCAGCAGACGTTCAAGCTGGCCTATCGCAAATTGATACTGGCCACAGGTGCACGCGAGCGGCTGTTGCCGTTTCCCGGCTGGACGCTGCCCGGCGTCACCGGTGCCGGCGGTTTGCAAGCGCTGGTCAAAGGCGGTTATCCGGTGCGCGGCAAGCGTATCGTCGTCGCCGGTTCAGGACCGTTGTTGCTGGCTGTGGCGGCGACTTTGCGGCAGCATGGCGCACAGGTGCTGCATGTGCTGGAGCAAAGCAGCCGGCGCAAGCTGGCGGGTTTTGCGCTGCAACTGGTGCGTACTCCTGAAAAATTGCGGCAGGCCTGGCAATTGCGCAGTCAGCTGGCGGGTGTGCCGTATCACGCTGGCAGCTATGTGTTGCAAGCGCTGGGCGAGCAGCAGTTGCGAGCGGTGCAGGTGACGATAGCGGAGCGGAGGCTCAGCATAGAGTGCGATTACCTGGCTTGCGGCTATGGCTTGTTGCCCAATACTGAACTGGCGCAGGCGCTCGGCTGTCGCATCGCGGATAGCGCAATACAGGTCAATGAACATCAGCAAACAAGCATCGAAAACGTTTACTGCGCAGGAGAGGGAACCGGCGTAGGCGGCGTCGATCTGGCGCTGGCCGAAGGTCATATCGCTGGTGGACAAGCCGCTGCTCTTGGCCCGCCTGCGCAGCGCTGGCTGACGCAGCGCCGTGCACAACAGGCTTTCGCCGAGCGTCTGCAGGATGCATTTGCTTTACGCCCGGAGCTGCGTCGTTTGTGTGATCCCGATACGTTGGTTTGCCGTTGCGAAGATGTTGCTTATGCCGATTTGCAGGCGCACGCTAGCTGGCGTAGTGCGAAATTGCAAACGCGTTGCGGCATGGGACCGTGCCAAGGCAGGGTTTGCGGCGGCGCCAGCGACTTCTTGTTCGGTTGGAAGCCGGATTCGGTGCGCTTGCCAATTTCACCAGCGCGCATCTCCAGTCTGATTACATTGCATAGTACCTCTCCTGTAGATGGAGATTAGAGGCGAAAAGGATAGTTATCCAGCTTGCAGCAATTGCCGGTAGGCGCGTGGCGTGATGCCGACGGTGGCCTTGAACTGCCGCGTGAAAGCGCTGTGGTCCTGGTAGCCGCAAGCTGCGGCGATCTCGGTGATGCTGCGCTGGCCGGCCAGCATAGCGGACGCCGCATCCAGGCGCGTCTTGATGATCATCTGACGCGGATTCAACGAAAAGATTTTCTGAAAATAACGCTCTATCTGAGATACCGACAGATCGGCAATGCGGGCCAGTTCTCTGATATGGATTTGCTGGTCGTAGTGATCGTGGATAAAACTGGCCGCCGCTGCGACGCGCTGGTAGACCGGATGATTCTTGTCCGGCATGGCCAGGTCGCGTGAAATGCCCGCCATGCCGGCAATGCCGCCATCACGGTCGCGCAGCACGATTTTATGGGTCAGGCACCAGCCCGGTGCGCGGTTCGGATACAGGTGCAGTTCCAGCTGATCGTGGATGTCGACGCCGGTGCCAAGCACTCGCAGGTCTTGTTCCAGAAAGCTTGCGCCTAGGCTGGGCGGGAAAATGTCGCGGGCGGTGCGGCCCAGCAGGGCAGTTTTGTCCGTCAGGCCGCAACGCGCCACCAGAGTCTGGTTGGCTACCAGGTATTCAGCCTGCTTGCCTTTGACGAAAAATACGACATCCGGCAAGGCGTCAAACAGCGCTTCGGCAAAAAATACATTATCCAGCGACGCCGCCAGCAAGTTGCGGTCGGTCTGTATGGCAATCGGTGCGGCGGGCTGGATCATGGTCGATTCATGCGATAGCGTGGCTTTGGTTTGCTTGCATCATACCCCGTGGAAAATGCCGGCGTCTCCGCGCCGGCGAGACCTGGATCTCAATGCGCGGGGACCGCGACCGGTTCGCCGCCCTTGAACTGATAGATGGTGACGGGCGCATTCTTCAAGTCGTGGCTGGCGTCGAATTCATACTCGCCGACCACCCCGGTATATTTCATGGCTGCCAATACCGGCCCGAATTTGGCAGGTTCGGTGGAGCCTGCCTTCTTCATCGCCTCGGCAATCATCAACATGCCGTCATAGAAATACGGTGCGTAAGTCAGCGGAGCCTTGCCGTATGTTTTCTGGAAGTCGCCGAGGAACGCCTTTTCAGCAGCCCTGTCGCCCAGCACGGTGCCGCCTTGCACACAATACAGCTTGTCATTGACAGCCTCGCCGCCAAGCTTGCCGGTTTCCGCATTGCAGATAGCGTCGCCGCCCATCAGGATCACGTCCAGTCCCAACTGCTTCATCTGGCGCTTCATCGCCGCCGCCTGGGCAAAGTAGCCGCCGTAGAAAATGGCGTCCACTTGCTTGCCCTTGATCGAGGTCAGGATGGCGCTGAACTCGCTCGCCTTGTCGTTGGTGAATTCTCGGCTGACGATGTCGATCTGGCTGGCCTTGGCCGCTTTCAGGAAGGCGTCGGCAACCCCTTGGCCATAGGCGGTGCGGTCGTCGATGACGGCGACTTTCTTCAACTTCAGCTGTCTGGCCGCATACACCGCCATATTGCCGCCCAGCTGGTTGTCGTTGGGATCGAGCCGGAATACCTGTTCGTAACCTTGTTGCGTGATGCGCGGATTGGTGCCGACAGTGGCCATGACGACACCGGCATCGTTGTACACCTTGGATGCAGGAATCGCGACGCCGGAATTGTACGGTCCAAGCACCGCTTTCACTTTGCTGTCTACCAGTTTTTGCGCCACCGCGACGCCGGCTTTCGGATCGCCCTGGTCGTCCTCAGTCAGCAGTTGGAAACTCAACACTTTGCCGGCCACCGTGAATTTGCTTTTGTTGAGCTGTTCGACCGCCATTCTGGCGCCGCTCTCATTATCTTTCCCCGCCGGCGCTTGCGCGCCTGTCAAGGGGCTGCTGAGACCTATCTTGACGACTTCCTGCGCCGACGATGCAGCGCTGATTACCAAACTACAGGCCAGGCAAATTGCTTTGATGGTAAAGCTCATTTTCTTTGCTCCTGAATAAGTTCTGTGGATTTGTACTGGGTTACGCAAGATCCATGCAGAGTTCTGCACAGTGTCGGCGCCGGCTTTTACGCGGCAGTTTTCCGCTCCTTGTTTTTGTAAGAATGTCTCATTTAAATATATTGCAAATATATTTGCAAGATATTAGTATCGATAAAAACCAAAGCCTGCAACACCATTTCTTTAAAGGAGCCGCACATGTCGTCAGTCAAATGGGAAGGGGTCTTTCCCGCAGTCACCACCAAATTCAAGGAAAACGAAGACCTCGATCACGCCGAGATGGAAAAGCACTACGCCTTCCAGATCGACAGCGGCGTCCACGGCCTGGTCACCTGCGGATCGCTGGGAGAAGCCAGCACGCTGTCGCTGGATGAAAAACTGGAAGTCACCAAAATAGCGCTCTCAGTGGCCGGTGGCCGCGTGCCGGTGCTTGCCAACGTCTCCGAACTGCGCACCCGCGATGCAGTACATTTCGCCGAGCAAGCCGCCAAGCTGGGCGTACAAGGCTTGATGGTGATGCCGTCGGTGCTGTACGTCGCCGACGCCCGCGAAGCCAAGGACAATCTGCGCACAATCGCCAACGCTGCGCAAGTGCCGGTCATGGTCTACAACAATCCGGTGGCCTACCGGGTCGACCTGACGCCGCAGGATTTCATCGAGCTGGCAGATTGCAAATGGCTGGTGGCGATCAAGGAATCGACTGACAACATCCGCCGCATCACCGACTTGCGCAATGCGCTTGGCGATCGCTATCAGTTGTTCATGGGCGTCGACGACCTGGCGTTCGAAGCGCTGGCGATCGGCGCTGACGGCTTGCTGGCTGGGGTGGTGGTCGCCTTCCCGAAAGAAACGGTGGCGCTGTACACGCTGATGAAAGCCAAGCGCTACGATGAAGCGCTCAAGCTGTACCAATGGATGACGCCGCTACTGCATCTGGACGTGTCGACCAAGCTGGTGCAGAACCTCAAGCTGATCGAAGCGATGGCTGGCGTCGGCAACGAGTTCGTGCGCCGTCCGCGCCAGCCGCTGGCCGGAGCAGAGCGTGAAAGAGTGGCGGCCGTTATCCAGAAGGCCATCGATACCCGTCCTGACCTGAGCCAGCTCAAACTTGATCGGTAGGGGGCCTGAATCTGCTGCATGCTTTACCTGGACTGCTATCATTTGGCATTGTGTGCACCGTAAGCAGAATAGGGATGAGTAAAACACCATGATCAGCAGCAAACAAAGTGAACGCACCCTGCCGCCGCCGAAATTGCGAGCGGCAGATATCGCCTACGACACGCTGGAAAACCTGATCGTCACGCTGCGGATACAGCCCGGCGCACCTATCGTCGAAGCCGATCTGGTTGAAATGACAGGACATGGACGCACGCCTTTGCGTGAAGCGTTGTTGCGCATGACGTCGAACGGGCTGATCGAGCAGATGCCGCGGCGCGGTCTGGTCGTCAGCGATATCGAGGCTGCCGAACATCTGACCTTGATCGAGACCCGGCGCGTATTGGACCAGTTGATTGCACAAAGCGCCGCGCGCAAGGCTACGCCGCAGCAGCGCAAGGATTTGCTGGCTTGTGCAAAACGGATGGTGGCTGCTGCAAAGAAAGATGACCTTGACGCCTATATGCAAGCCGACCAGGAACTGGATCACGTGATTCACGCCGCTTGCCGCAATGCGTCGGCGGTAGCGGCGGTGACGCCGCTGATCATCAAGTGCCGGCGCTTCTGGTATGCCTTCCAGCATGAAGGCGATATCGTCGAAGGCGCCAAATGCCATATGCAGATGGCTGCTTCGGTTGCCGAAGGCGATCCCAAAGAAGCTGCCAAGGGCGCCGACGCTCTGATTGATTACCTGGAATTGTTTACGCGTAAAGTCATCGAAAATTAAGCAAGCGACAGCAAGGAAAAACATGAGCATTACCGGACAATCACTGATCGGCGCTGCCGGCAGCAATAGCAGCGGCGCTGTATTCCAGGCGGTTGACCCGTCACTGGGAAAAGCAATCGCACCTGATTTTCATACTGCGGATGAAGGTGACATCGAGCGTGCCTGCGCCTTGGCGCAAGCTGCATTCGATACCTATCGCGAAACCAGCCAGGAAATGCGCGCCTGCTTTCTGGAAGCCATTGCGCAACAAATTCTGGACCTGGGCGACGAACTGATTACGCGCGCCATGGCTGAAAGCGGCCTGCCGCGCGCACGCCTGGAAGGCGAGCGCGGCCGTACTGTAGGACAGTTGCGCTTGTTTGCGGCGGTGCTGCGCGAAGGTTCCTGGAACGATGCCCGCATCGACCCGGCCTTGCCTGAACGGCAACCGCTGCCGAGGATCGACCTGCGCCTGCGCAATATTGCGATTGGCCCGGTGGCGGTATTCGGCGCCAGTAATTTCCCGCTGGCGTTTTCGGTCGCCGGCGGTGATACCGCTGCGGCGCTGGCGGCCGGTTGCCCGGTTGTGGTCAAGGCGCATCCGGCGCATCCTGGCACATCGGAGCTGGTCGGACACGCAGTACAAAGGGCGGTCGCCGCCTGCAATTTTCCTGAGGGCGTTTTTTCGCTGTTGACGGGTATCGGCAATGAACTGGGAGTTTCGCTGGTGCAGAATCAGCACATCCAGGCTGTTGGCTTTACCGGTTCACGTCAAGGCGGCCTGGCTTTGATGAAAGTGGCGGCGGCGCGGTCGCAGCCGATTCCGGTGTATGCGGAAATGAGCAGCATCAACCCGACTTACTTGTTGCCTGCTGCGCTGGCGACGCGGGCGGAAACTATTGCACGGAATTTCGTCGATTCGGTCACCATGGGAGCCGGCCAGTTTTGCACCAATCCGGGACTGGTGCTGGGCCTCGCGGGGGCGGATTTTGAGCACTTTGCGCAACTAGCCGGTAAGGAATTGACGCAGCGCGGTGCAGCTACCATGCTTGCGGCAGGGATTCATGCAGCCTATCAGCGTGGCGTGGCGACATTGGCGGCGCAAGCCGGTGTCCGGCAATTAGGGCAGGCCGCGATGGCGGACGGATGCCAGGCGGCACCGGCCTTGTTTGCCGCCAGCGCGGCGACCTTTCTGTCCAATCCAGTGTTGAATGCAGAAGTGTTCGGCCCGGTTTCCTTGCTGGTTGCCTGTGCAAATGAAGCTGAATTAATGCAAGTGACCGAGCATCTGGAAGGACAGCTCACTGCCACCTTGCAAATGGATGAGGCTGACAAGCCTTTGGTGCGTCGCCTGCTGCCGCTGCTGGAGCGCAAGGTTGGCCGTATCCTGGCCAATGGCTTTCCGACCGGCGTCGAAGTGTCGCATGCGATGGTGCATGGCGGCCCGTTTCCGGCCACGTCGGACAGCCGCAGCACCTCGGTGGGTAG from the Collimonas arenae genome contains:
- a CDS encoding NAD(P)/FAD-dependent oxidoreductase: MHAADIVIIGAGPAGLAAARSAAQRGVTVALVDDNPLAGGQIWRGGPQHSQHPQAGKLWAELQQMANVQWFMQSRVVGQAAAAQLLLETPQQTFKLAYRKLILATGARERLLPFPGWTLPGVTGAGGLQALVKGGYPVRGKRIVVAGSGPLLLAVAATLRQHGAQVLHVLEQSSRRKLAGFALQLVRTPEKLRQAWQLRSQLAGVPYHAGSYVLQALGEQQLRAVQVTIAERRLSIECDYLACGYGLLPNTELAQALGCRIADSAIQVNEHQQTSIENVYCAGEGTGVGGVDLALAEGHIAGGQAAALGPPAQRWLTQRRAQQAFAERLQDAFALRPELRRLCDPDTLVCRCEDVAYADLQAHASWRSAKLQTRCGMGPCQGRVCGGASDFLFGWKPDSVRLPISPARISSLITLHSTSPVDGD
- a CDS encoding AraC family transcriptional regulator, with amino-acid sequence MIQPAAPIAIQTDRNLLAASLDNVFFAEALFDALPDVVFFVKGKQAEYLVANQTLVARCGLTDKTALLGRTARDIFPPSLGASFLEQDLRVLGTGVDIHDQLELHLYPNRAPGWCLTHKIVLRDRDGGIAGMAGISRDLAMPDKNHPVYQRVAAAASFIHDHYDQQIHIRELARIADLSVSQIERYFQKIFSLNPRQMIIKTRLDAASAMLAGQRSITEIAAACGYQDHSAFTRQFKATVGITPRAYRQLLQAG
- a CDS encoding GntR family transcriptional regulator, producing MISSKQSERTLPPPKLRAADIAYDTLENLIVTLRIQPGAPIVEADLVEMTGHGRTPLREALLRMTSNGLIEQMPRRGLVVSDIEAAEHLTLIETRRVLDQLIAQSAARKATPQQRKDLLACAKRMVAAAKKDDLDAYMQADQELDHVIHAACRNASAVAAVTPLIIKCRRFWYAFQHEGDIVEGAKCHMQMAASVAEGDPKEAAKGADALIDYLELFTRKVIEN
- a CDS encoding dihydrodipicolinate synthase family protein, with product MSSVKWEGVFPAVTTKFKENEDLDHAEMEKHYAFQIDSGVHGLVTCGSLGEASTLSLDEKLEVTKIALSVAGGRVPVLANVSELRTRDAVHFAEQAAKLGVQGLMVMPSVLYVADAREAKDNLRTIANAAQVPVMVYNNPVAYRVDLTPQDFIELADCKWLVAIKESTDNIRRITDLRNALGDRYQLFMGVDDLAFEALAIGADGLLAGVVVAFPKETVALYTLMKAKRYDEALKLYQWMTPLLHLDVSTKLVQNLKLIEAMAGVGNEFVRRPRQPLAGAERERVAAVIQKAIDTRPDLSQLKLDR
- a CDS encoding branched-chain amino acid ABC transporter substrate-binding protein, encoding MSFTIKAICLACSLVISAASSAQEVVKIGLSSPLTGAQAPAGKDNESGARMAVEQLNKSKFTVAGKVLSFQLLTEDDQGDPKAGVAVAQKLVDSKVKAVLGPYNSGVAIPASKVYNDAGVVMATVGTNPRITQQGYEQVFRLDPNDNQLGGNMAVYAARQLKLKKVAVIDDRTAYGQGVADAFLKAAKASQIDIVSREFTNDKASEFSAILTSIKGKQVDAIFYGGYFAQAAAMKRQMKQLGLDVILMGGDAICNAETGKLGGEAVNDKLYCVQGGTVLGDRAAEKAFLGDFQKTYGKAPLTYAPYFYDGMLMIAEAMKKAGSTEPAKFGPVLAAMKYTGVVGEYEFDASHDLKNAPVTIYQFKGGEPVAVPAH
- a CDS encoding aldehyde dehydrogenase (NADP(+)) yields the protein MSITGQSLIGAAGSNSSGAVFQAVDPSLGKAIAPDFHTADEGDIERACALAQAAFDTYRETSQEMRACFLEAIAQQILDLGDELITRAMAESGLPRARLEGERGRTVGQLRLFAAVLREGSWNDARIDPALPERQPLPRIDLRLRNIAIGPVAVFGASNFPLAFSVAGGDTAAALAAGCPVVVKAHPAHPGTSELVGHAVQRAVAACNFPEGVFSLLTGIGNELGVSLVQNQHIQAVGFTGSRQGGLALMKVAAARSQPIPVYAEMSSINPTYLLPAALATRAETIARNFVDSVTMGAGQFCTNPGLVLGLAGADFEHFAQLAGKELTQRGAATMLAAGIHAAYQRGVATLAAQAGVRQLGQAAMADGCQAAPALFAASAATFLSNPVLNAEVFGPVSLLVACANEAELMQVTEHLEGQLTATLQMDEADKPLVRRLLPLLERKVGRILANGFPTGVEVSHAMVHGGPFPATSDSRSTSVGSAAIYRFLRPVSYQNLAQDLLPEALQDANPLAIWQRRDGQLTR